One Sphingobacteriales bacterium genomic window, CCTTATGTAACAAAACTGGATGTCAGGTATAAACAGCTTGAAATCATTGATGTTCCAATGATTATTGAAGAATGCCGTCATCAGTGGTACAATGAAAGCCTTTGTCTGGTCAACAGCAGTGTGGTCAGAATAGGTATTGTGGAAGGGGAGTATCACTGGCACTTTCATGAAAAGGATGACGAATTTTTTCTGGTTCTTCAGGGTGAGCTAATCGTTGATACCCGGGAAAAAAGTTTTGTTTTGAAGCCTTTTCAGGGGATTACCATTCCAAAGGGCATGCTTCATCGTACCCGTGCTGAAGTAAAAACCGTTATGCTGATGGTGGAAAATAAAGAGATTATCCCCACAGGAGAGGAAAAGTTGCCGGAGTAATACTTCTTGATTTCTGACCGGATTATTGAGATTTTGACATCAACTTTCCGTTTTTCAACCGCAATGATACAAAAATCATCAGAAACAGAAGGATACTTATTCCATTGAATATCAGTGAAAAAGAGTTTTTATTGAGGGCAAGCAGGATGCCTGTCAGGGCAGAACCAGTCAACTGTCCGATACTGATAAAGATGGTCAGCATTCCCTGGCTGACAGCCCGGTCTTCAGCGGCAGTGTTGTTCAGCATAATATAAC contains:
- a CDS encoding cupin domain-containing protein, which produces MNTQYPYVTKLDVRYKQLEIIDVPMIIEECRHQWYNESLCLVNSSVVRIGIVEGEYHWHFHEKDDEFFLVLQGELIVDTREKSFVLKPFQGITIPKGMLHRTRAEVKTVMLMVENKEIIPTGEEKLPE